A single region of the Rhizobium grahamii genome encodes:
- the ccoP gene encoding cytochrome-c oxidase, cbb3-type subunit III, which translates to MSEKHVDEISGVETTGHEWDGIRELNNPMPRWWVWTFYATILWAIAYAIAYPSIPMIKDTTKGLLGFSSRAELQQDLDQAKVAQIRFHDQIAARTVQEIDADPALREFAIAGGASAFKVNCAPCHGSGATGGAGFPNLNDDDWLWGGDLDSIQKTIAHGIRYDADADTHVSEMPAFGEILDSTQTAQVAAYVWSLTNTPSDAARAVAGKQIFLDNCAACHGEDAKGKADMGAPNLADAIWLKGSGEDAIIRQVSAPKHGVMPAWARRLGEPVVKELTVFVHSLGGGQ; encoded by the coding sequence ATGTCGGAAAAGCATGTTGATGAAATCAGCGGCGTCGAGACCACCGGACACGAATGGGACGGCATCAGGGAGTTGAACAACCCGATGCCCCGGTGGTGGGTCTGGACGTTCTACGCGACGATCCTCTGGGCTATCGCCTATGCGATCGCCTATCCGTCCATCCCGATGATCAAGGACACGACCAAGGGGCTACTTGGCTTTTCGAGCCGTGCCGAGCTGCAACAGGACCTCGACCAGGCGAAGGTCGCGCAGATCAGGTTCCACGATCAGATCGCGGCAAGGACGGTGCAGGAGATCGACGCCGATCCTGCATTGCGTGAATTTGCGATTGCCGGCGGGGCATCGGCCTTCAAGGTCAACTGTGCGCCATGCCACGGCTCTGGCGCGACGGGCGGTGCTGGCTTCCCCAACCTCAACGACGACGATTGGCTCTGGGGCGGAGATCTGGACTCGATCCAGAAGACCATTGCCCATGGCATCCGCTATGACGCTGACGCGGACACTCACGTATCCGAAATGCCGGCGTTCGGGGAGATTCTGGACTCCACCCAGACGGCACAGGTCGCCGCCTATGTCTGGAGCCTGACGAACACGCCCTCGGATGCCGCGCGTGCGGTAGCAGGCAAGCAGATCTTCCTCGACAACTGCGCCGCGTGTCACGGCGAGGATGCGAAGGGCAAGGCCGATATGGGCGCGCCAAACCTGGCTGACGCGATATGGCTGAAGGGGAGCGGCGAAGATGCCATCATTCGCCAGGTTTCGGCACCCAAGCACGGCGTCATGCCCGCATGGGCCCGGCGCCTGGGTGAGCCTGTCGTGAAAGAACTCACGGTCTTCGTTCATTCGCTCGGCGGCGGCCAGTAA
- a CDS encoding FixH family protein: MTAPSSSQGFTGRHMLLVICTFFGVVISVNVTMAWLASSSWSGLVVQNTYVASQEFNQRAEAMKAMTASGISGVLSINGGMVHYDLRNRDGSPTAIDDVVLNFKRPVGDHEDFSITLRKTAEGRFEGEHNVATGDWIVEAVSKRGGALIMHEAKRIDTAEFGQ; the protein is encoded by the coding sequence ATGACCGCACCATCTTCATCACAGGGCTTCACAGGCCGGCACATGCTGCTGGTCATCTGCACCTTTTTCGGCGTCGTGATCTCCGTCAACGTCACCATGGCCTGGCTCGCCTCGTCGAGCTGGAGCGGCCTTGTCGTTCAGAACACCTACGTCGCCAGCCAGGAGTTCAATCAGAGGGCCGAGGCGATGAAGGCCATGACCGCTTCGGGCATCAGCGGGGTGCTGTCGATCAATGGGGGCATGGTTCACTACGACCTTCGCAACAGGGACGGGTCGCCGACCGCGATCGACGACGTCGTGCTGAACTTCAAACGGCCCGTGGGAGACCATGAGGATTTCAGCATCACGCTTCGCAAGACTGCGGAGGGTCGATTTGAGGGCGAGCACAACGTTGCGACAGGCGACTGGATCGTCGAAGCCGTCTCAAAGCGAGGCGGAGCGTTGATCATGCACGAAGCCAAGCGGATCGACACCGCGGAGTTCGGCCAATGA
- the ccoS gene encoding cbb3-type cytochrome oxidase assembly protein CcoS: protein MNMLIYLIPIALFMGGMGLAAFLWSLRSGQYDDLQGAAWRVLSDEDPDQKQL, encoded by the coding sequence ATGAACATGCTGATCTATCTGATCCCGATCGCGCTCTTCATGGGCGGCATGGGCCTGGCGGCCTTCCTGTGGTCCTTGCGAAGCGGCCAGTATGACGACCTGCAAGGGGCCGCGTGGCGCGTGCTCAGCGATGAGGATCCAGACCAGAAGCAACTCTAG
- the ccoG gene encoding cytochrome c oxidase accessory protein CcoG: MNLYTANDPGNVERINAEAVNARHNRPPLYAARKKIFPKRAEGRFRTFKWIAMLITLGIYYLAPWIRWDRGPYAPDQAILVDLGSRRFFFFFIEIWPQEFYYVAGLLVMAGFGLFLVTSAVGRAWCGYACPQTVWVDLFLVVERAIEGDRNARMKLDAGPWTFDKVKKRIAKHAIWIVIGVATGGAWIFYFADAPKLVVALFTGQAPAVAYATVATLTATTYVLGGLMREQVCTYMCPWPRIQGAMLDENSLVVTYNDWRGEPRTRHAKKAQAKGEPIGDCVDCNACVAVCPMGIDIRDGQQMECITCALCIDACDGVMGKLGKERGLIAYATLSEYADNMALATNDGRTPVQPARVRDEDGSFTAGVRHFNWRIIFRPRVVFYATVWAFIGLAMLVHLSLRERLELNVIHDRNPQYVLESDGSIRNGYTLRVLNMEPRPRKVTLSLSGLEGATMRIPELGKDEGRSFTIDTAPDAATTLKVFVTDRPGGGTNELLFVVEDADHSDRATYRAAFNTPGDAK, encoded by the coding sequence ATGAACCTCTATACTGCAAACGATCCAGGCAACGTCGAACGTATCAACGCCGAGGCCGTCAATGCCCGGCACAATCGTCCGCCACTCTATGCAGCGCGCAAGAAGATCTTCCCGAAGCGGGCCGAGGGTCGCTTTCGTACCTTCAAATGGATCGCGATGCTGATCACACTCGGCATCTATTATCTCGCCCCGTGGATTCGCTGGGATCGTGGCCCCTACGCCCCCGATCAGGCCATCCTCGTCGACCTTGGTTCACGACGTTTCTTCTTCTTTTTCATCGAGATCTGGCCACAGGAATTCTATTACGTCGCCGGGCTCCTAGTCATGGCGGGCTTTGGCCTTTTCCTTGTCACCTCGGCCGTCGGCCGCGCCTGGTGCGGCTATGCCTGTCCCCAGACGGTCTGGGTCGATCTGTTTCTCGTCGTCGAACGGGCCATCGAGGGCGACCGTAACGCGAGAATGAAACTCGACGCCGGCCCCTGGACCTTCGACAAGGTCAAAAAGCGGATTGCCAAGCACGCGATCTGGATCGTCATCGGCGTGGCGACCGGTGGCGCGTGGATATTCTACTTCGCGGACGCGCCCAAGCTTGTGGTCGCGCTGTTCACCGGACAGGCACCCGCCGTCGCCTATGCGACGGTCGCAACCCTGACCGCCACGACATATGTTCTCGGTGGTCTCATGCGCGAGCAGGTCTGCACCTACATGTGCCCCTGGCCGCGCATTCAGGGCGCCATGCTCGACGAGAACTCGCTGGTAGTGACCTACAATGACTGGCGTGGCGAGCCGCGCACCCGCCACGCCAAAAAGGCTCAAGCCAAGGGCGAGCCGATCGGTGATTGCGTCGATTGCAACGCCTGCGTCGCCGTCTGTCCGATGGGCATCGACATCCGCGACGGGCAGCAGATGGAATGCATCACCTGCGCGCTGTGCATCGATGCCTGCGACGGTGTCATGGGCAAGCTCGGCAAGGAGCGTGGTCTGATCGCCTACGCGACCCTCAGCGAATATGCTGATAACATGGCGCTAGCCACCAACGACGGACGAACGCCGGTCCAACCGGCTCGCGTGCGCGACGAAGACGGTTCGTTCACCGCCGGCGTCCGCCACTTCAACTGGCGCATCATCTTTCGCCCGCGTGTCGTCTTCTACGCCACCGTCTGGGCTTTCATCGGCCTGGCGATGCTGGTGCATCTGTCGCTGCGCGAGCGGTTGGAACTCAACGTCATTCACGACCGCAACCCGCAATACGTGCTGGAGAGCGACGGCTCGATCCGCAACGGCTATACGCTGCGCGTCCTCAACATGGAGCCTCGTCCGCGCAAGGTGACATTGAGCCTTTCCGGGCTCGAGGGCGCGACCATGCGCATTCCTGAACTCGGCAAGGATGAAGGACGCTCCTTCACCATCGACACAGCGCCTGACGCCGCCACCACGCTCAAGGTCTTCGTGACGGACAGGCCGGGTGGCGGGACCAACGAGCTTCTGTTCGTGGTCGAGGATGCCGATCATTCTGATCGGGCGACCTATCGGGCCGCATTCAACACTCCAGGAGACGCGAAATGA
- a CDS encoding threonine transporter RhtB, with amino-acid sequence MHFSALALGIFTLLILPGPTNAILAMASQGLTLARAIALLTAVLCSYLAVIIPVSSLTAPLLHGHPIITQTVKLISATWVLYLAIKLWTSAPKSQGGVVRVPHLIITTLLNPKAIIIGLTMIVSDNGSSPIAALVTFSIAVIATSTVWLLAGRLILGGKGQTPVIAQRCGSVVLLAFSALLTISALQ; translated from the coding sequence ATGCATTTTTCGGCGTTAGCCCTCGGTATTTTCACCCTGCTCATCCTGCCGGGTCCGACAAACGCGATCCTTGCGATGGCTTCGCAGGGATTGACGCTTGCACGCGCCATCGCCCTGCTGACCGCCGTCCTCTGCTCGTACCTGGCTGTCATCATCCCCGTATCGTCACTTACCGCTCCACTGTTGCATGGCCATCCAATCATTACGCAGACCGTGAAGCTTATCTCTGCTACCTGGGTCCTCTATCTGGCGATCAAGCTTTGGACCAGTGCTCCGAAGAGCCAAGGCGGCGTGGTGCGCGTGCCGCATCTGATCATCACGACATTGCTGAATCCGAAGGCGATCATCATTGGTCTCACCATGATCGTTTCAGATAACGGGTCATCTCCGATTGCCGCACTCGTGACCTTTTCGATCGCAGTTATCGCGACGTCGACGGTCTGGCTATTGGCCGGTCGCCTCATTCTGGGAGGCAAGGGGCAGACGCCGGTCATCGCACAACGGTGCGGATCCGTTGTGCTGCTCGCGTTCTCGGCATTGCTCACGATCAGCGCACTCCAATAG
- a CDS encoding dioxygenase: protein MVGRLPTLTFSEATSSDVFAERLAGRQDTDVAQLLAAAVAHIHDLIKQFRPTQDDWRKVIAFLTEVGHASDERRQEWVLLSDLTGASALVEEINSRRPKGATPNTIRGPFFREDAPERKQGASISLDGVGEPLAVSVSVQDLDGLPVPGAELVTWQANSQGYYENQQPDLQPEHNLRGLFRTDGAGRVEYRSIVPSGYGVPGDGPVGRLLAAAGVPLHRPANLHFVIRADGFETITTHIYDAGDPLLAEDALFGVRPELVHTFEPADVAGQRGKAVALTFVMVRSKPRRAA from the coding sequence ATGGTGGGCCGTCTTCCGACGCTGACCTTCAGCGAGGCAACCTCTTCCGATGTGTTCGCCGAACGTCTTGCCGGGCGGCAGGACACCGATGTGGCGCAACTCCTCGCCGCCGCCGTCGCGCATATCCACGACCTTATCAAGCAGTTCCGACCGACACAGGACGACTGGCGGAAGGTGATCGCCTTCCTGACAGAGGTCGGTCACGCGTCGGATGAGAGGCGTCAGGAATGGGTGCTGCTTTCTGATCTGACGGGCGCGTCGGCTCTCGTTGAAGAGATCAACTCTCGCAGGCCGAAGGGCGCAACGCCCAATACGATCCGCGGCCCCTTTTTTCGAGAGGACGCCCCCGAACGCAAGCAGGGCGCATCCATCTCGCTAGACGGTGTTGGTGAGCCCCTGGCGGTATCGGTCAGCGTGCAGGACCTTGACGGTTTACCTGTCCCGGGTGCGGAACTCGTGACCTGGCAGGCCAATTCTCAAGGCTATTACGAGAACCAGCAGCCGGACCTGCAACCCGAGCACAATCTGCGCGGCCTGTTTCGAACCGACGGCGCTGGACGTGTCGAATATCGCTCCATCGTGCCGTCAGGTTACGGCGTTCCCGGCGACGGGCCTGTCGGCCGGCTTCTGGCGGCTGCGGGTGTTCCGCTTCACCGGCCTGCGAATTTGCATTTCGTGATCCGCGCTGATGGTTTCGAGACGATAACCACGCATATCTACGATGCCGGCGATCCGCTTCTGGCGGAAGATGCGCTTTTTGGCGTTCGCCCGGAGCTCGTTCACACCTTCGAACCGGCCGATGTCGCCGGTCAACGTGGGAAGGCTGTGGCTCTAACCTTCGTCATGGTTCGTTCGAAACCGAGGAGGGCGGCATGA
- a CDS encoding cbb3-type cytochrome c oxidase subunit 3, with amino-acid sequence METYTAMRHFADSWGLLAMAAFFVGAIVFTLRPGSKQTAKDAADIPLKDD; translated from the coding sequence ATGGAAACCTATACCGCAATGCGGCACTTCGCCGACAGCTGGGGCCTTCTGGCAATGGCCGCGTTTTTCGTTGGCGCGATCGTCTTTACGCTCCGTCCCGGCAGCAAGCAGACGGCCAAGGACGCCGCCGATATTCCCCTGAAGGATGATTGA
- a CDS encoding LysR family transcriptional regulator — protein sequence MKIDERHLIQLAAVVKTGGVTEGAALLGLAQSAVSRTLSMLEKRVGEPLFIKGRRPLQPTAFGLSLAEHGFVMLAASRKASDLVESFRIGNSGVVRVGGTPFFMDSLIAGLCAEFQATHPDVRIDQSYGYFPDLRAGLKADQIDIAICPIDILDEGSGLEFQQILPGRNVIACSVTHPLLLKRKPQPSQLLSYPWVAPPPGSPLLADLRALLLSFGGTEIKVRYSGGSLMGVINYLKASEALTVMPHSVVFAQRKERSITALPINIPHPERALAILKRVDAPRAPAVEQFANHIRSGFQTLRHLIKRHEEAVIWGQ from the coding sequence ATGAAGATCGATGAGCGACACCTTATCCAGCTTGCCGCGGTGGTGAAGACCGGCGGCGTTACCGAAGGCGCGGCATTGCTCGGGCTGGCGCAGTCCGCCGTCTCGAGAACGCTTTCCATGCTGGAGAAGCGCGTCGGCGAACCGCTCTTCATCAAGGGAAGACGTCCGCTGCAGCCGACAGCCTTCGGCCTGTCACTCGCCGAACATGGCTTTGTTATGCTTGCCGCGTCCCGCAAGGCCTCAGATCTCGTGGAGAGCTTCCGCATCGGCAATAGCGGTGTCGTGCGCGTGGGCGGTACACCGTTTTTCATGGACTCGCTGATCGCCGGCCTTTGCGCGGAGTTCCAGGCAACGCATCCCGATGTGCGTATCGATCAGAGCTACGGCTATTTCCCGGATTTGCGTGCAGGCCTCAAGGCGGACCAGATCGACATTGCAATTTGCCCGATCGACATCCTCGACGAGGGCTCCGGTTTGGAATTCCAGCAAATTCTGCCGGGCAGAAACGTGATTGCATGCAGCGTCACGCATCCGCTTCTCCTCAAGAGGAAGCCACAGCCCAGCCAACTCCTGAGCTATCCCTGGGTCGCCCCTCCTCCGGGCAGCCCCCTCCTCGCCGACCTCCGCGCGCTGCTGCTGTCATTCGGCGGCACGGAGATAAAGGTGCGATACTCAGGCGGCTCGCTGATGGGCGTGATCAATTATCTGAAGGCCTCCGAGGCGCTGACCGTCATGCCGCATAGCGTCGTGTTTGCGCAGAGAAAGGAGCGGTCGATTACGGCGCTCCCGATCAATATTCCGCATCCGGAGCGAGCGCTTGCGATCCTGAAAAGAGTCGACGCGCCGCGGGCACCGGCTGTCGAGCAGTTCGCCAATCATATCCGCTCCGGCTTCCAGACGCTGCGCCATCTGATCAAACGCCACGAGGAGGCGGTGATCTGGGGGCAGTGA